In Escherichia ruysiae, a genomic segment contains:
- a CDS encoding NAD-dependent epimerase/dehydratase family protein codes for MKVLVTGATSGLGRNAVEFLCRKGISVRATGRNEAMGKLLEKIGAEFVHADLTELVSSQAKVMLAGIDTLWHCSSFTSPWGTQQAFDLANVRATRRLGEWAVAWGVRNFIHISSPSLYFDYHHHRDIKEDFRPHRFANEFARSKAASEEVINMLSQTNPQTRFTILRPQSLFGPHDKVFIPRLAHMMHHYGSILLPHGGSALVDMTYYENAVHAMWLASQEACDKLPSGRTYNITNGEHRTLRSIVQKLIDELNIDCRIRSVPYPMLDMIARSMERLGRKSAKEPPLTHYGVSKLNFDFTLDITRAQEELGYQPIITLNEGIEQTAAWLRDHGKLPR; via the coding sequence ATGAAGGTACTGGTTACCGGCGCCACCAGCGGTTTAGGTCGAAACGCGGTTGAGTTTTTATGCCGGAAAGGCATCAGTGTGAGAGCAACCGGTCGCAACGAAGCGATGGGCAAATTGCTGGAAAAAATAGGTGCAGAGTTTGTCCATGCGGATCTGACTGAGCTGGTCTCATCGCAGGCGAAGGTGATGCTCGCAGGCATTGATACACTGTGGCACTGTTCCAGCTTTACCTCGCCATGGGGAACGCAGCAGGCTTTCGATCTGGCAAACGTTCGCGCCACTCGCCGCCTGGGCGAATGGGCTGTCGCCTGGGGTGTACGTAATTTTATTCATATCTCTTCACCCTCCCTGTACTTCGACTATCACCACCATCGCGATATCAAAGAAGATTTTCGCCCTCACCGCTTCGCCAACGAATTTGCCCGCAGCAAAGCCGCCAGCGAAGAGGTGATCAATATGCTTTCGCAGACCAACCCACAAACGCGCTTTACTATTCTGCGCCCCCAAAGTCTGTTCGGCCCGCACGATAAAGTTTTTATTCCCCGTCTGGCGCATATGATGCACCACTACGGCAGCATCCTGTTACCCCACGGCGGCAGCGCGCTGGTCGATATGACCTACTATGAAAATGCCGTGCACGCTATGTGGCTGGCGAGTCAGGAAGCGTGCGATAAGTTGCCTTCTGGTCGTACGTACAACATTACCAACGGCGAACATCGCACTCTGCGCAGCATCGTACAGAAACTGATCGACGAACTGAACATTGATTGCCGTATCCGGTCGGTGCCTTACCCGATGCTGGATATGATTGCCCGCAGTATGGAGCGTTTAGGACGCAAGTCAGCAAAAGAGCCGCCGCTGACCCATTACGGCGTCTCCAAGTTGAATTTTGACTTTACGCTGGATATCACGCGTGCGCAGGAAGAGTTAGGTTATCAGCCGATCATCACGCTAAATGAAGGTATTGAGCAAACTGCCGCCTGGCTGCGCGACCACGGAAAACTGCCGCGCTAA
- a CDS encoding lipoprotein: MRYSKLTMLIPCALLLSACTTVTPAYKDNGSRTGSCVQGGPDSVAQQFYDYRIQHRSNDITALRPYLSDKLAALLSDASRDNNQRELLSSDPFSSRTTLPDSARVASASTIPNRDARNIPLRVDLKQGDQSWQDEVLMIQEGQCWVIDDVRYLGGSVHAKAGTLRQSIENR, from the coding sequence ATGCGCTACAGCAAATTGACCATGCTTATCCCTTGCGCACTGTTACTCAGTGCTTGCACCACCGTCACGCCAGCCTATAAAGACAACGGCTCCCGCACAGGTTCTTGCGTCCAGGGCGGCCCTGACAGCGTGGCTCAGCAATTCTATGACTACCGTATTCAGCATCGCAGTAACGACATTACCGCTCTGCGTCCGTACTTGAGTGACAAACTGGCGGCACTGCTCAGTGATGCCAGCCGCGATAACAACCAACGCGAATTGTTAAGCAGCGATCCCTTCTCCAGTCGTACCACCTTGCCAGACAGCGCCCGCGTCGCCAGTGCTTCTACCATCCCGAATCGCGATGCACGTAATATTCCGCTGCGCGTGGATCTGAAACAAGGCGACCAGAGCTGGCAGGATGAGGTGCTGATGATTCAGGAAGGCCAGTGTTGGGTCATCGACGATGTGCGCTATTTAGGTGGCAGCGTTCACGCCAAAGCGGGGACATTACGCCAGTCCATTGAGAATCGTTAA
- the artM gene encoding arginine ABC transporter permease ArtM, whose amino-acid sequence MLEYLPELMKGLHTSLTLTVASLIVALILALIFTIILTLKTPVLVWLVRGYITLFTGTPLLVQIFLIYYGPGQFPTLQEYPALWHLLSEPWLCALIALSLNSAAYTTQLFYGAIRAIPEGQWQSCSALGMSKKDTLAILLPYAFKRSLSSYSNEVVLVFKSTSLAYTITLMEVMGYSQLLYGRTYDVMVFGAAGIIYLVVNGLLTLMMRLIERKALAFERRN is encoded by the coding sequence ATGCTTGAGTATTTACCCGAACTGATGAAAGGGCTGCATACCAGCCTGACCCTGACGGTTGCCTCGCTGATTGTGGCGCTGATTCTGGCGTTGATTTTTACCATCATCCTGACGCTAAAAACGCCGGTGCTGGTGTGGCTGGTGCGTGGTTATATCACGCTGTTTACCGGTACACCGCTGCTGGTGCAAATCTTCCTGATTTACTACGGACCAGGTCAGTTCCCGACGTTGCAGGAGTATCCGGCGCTGTGGCATTTGCTGTCGGAACCGTGGCTGTGTGCGCTAATTGCATTGTCGCTGAACAGTGCGGCGTATACCACGCAGCTGTTTTACGGGGCGATTCGCGCGATCCCGGAAGGTCAATGGCAGTCCTGTAGCGCGCTGGGAATGAGCAAAAAAGATACGCTGGCGATCCTTCTGCCGTATGCCTTTAAACGCTCGCTCTCGTCTTATTCCAACGAAGTGGTGCTGGTGTTCAAAAGTACCTCTCTGGCATACACCATTACGCTAATGGAAGTGATGGGCTACAGCCAGTTACTGTACGGACGCACCTACGACGTAATGGTGTTTGGCGCGGCGGGGATTATTTACCTCGTCGTCAACGGCCTGCTGACGCTGATGATGCGTCTGATTGAGCGTAAAGCACTGGCATTTGAACGTCGGAATTAA
- the artP gene encoding arginine ABC transporter ATP-binding protein ArtP has product MSIQLNGINCFYGAHQALFDITLDCPQGETLVLLGPSGAGKSSLLRVLNLLEMPRSGTLNIAGNHFDFTKTPSDKAIRDLRRNVGMVFQQYNLWPHLTVQQNLIEAPCRVLGLSKDQALARAEKLLERLRLKPYSDRYPLHLSGGQQQRVAIARALMMEPQVLLFDEPTAALDPEITAQIVSIIRELAETNITQVIVTHEVEVARKTASRVVYMENGHIVEQGDARCFTEPQTEAFKNYLSH; this is encoded by the coding sequence ATGAGTATTCAATTAAACGGCATTAATTGCTTCTACGGCGCACATCAGGCGCTGTTCGATATCACGCTGGATTGCCCGCAGGGCGAAACGCTGGTGTTACTTGGCCCCAGCGGCGCGGGGAAAAGCTCGCTGCTGCGTGTACTCAATCTGCTTGAGATGCCGCGCTCCGGTACGCTCAACATTGCAGGCAACCATTTCGATTTCACCAAAACACCGTCAGACAAAGCGATTCGCGACCTGCGTCGCAACGTCGGCATGGTGTTTCAGCAATACAATCTGTGGCCGCATCTCACCGTACAGCAAAACCTGATCGAAGCGCCATGCCGCGTACTCGGCTTGAGTAAAGATCAGGCGCTGGCTCGTGCAGAAAAACTGCTGGAGCGTCTGCGTCTCAAACCTTATAGCGATCGTTACCCGCTGCACCTTTCTGGTGGTCAGCAACAACGTGTTGCTATTGCCCGTGCGCTGATGATGGAGCCGCAGGTACTGCTGTTTGATGAACCGACCGCCGCGCTGGATCCGGAAATTACGGCACAAATCGTCAGCATCATTCGTGAGCTGGCGGAGACCAATATTACCCAGGTGATCGTCACCCACGAAGTTGAAGTGGCGCGTAAAACCGCCAGCCGTGTGGTGTATATGGAAAACGGTCACATCGTTGAACAAGGCGACGCGCGCTGCTTTACCGAGCCGCAAACCGAAGCATTTAAAAACTATCTCTCTCACTAA
- the amiD gene encoding N-acetylmuramoyl-L-alanine amidase AmiD, which yields MRSVFWLVAAILLLAGCAGEKGIVEKEGYQLDTRRQAQAAYPRIKVLVIHYTADDFDTSLATLTDKKVSSHYLVPAVPPRFNGKPRIWQLVPEQELAWHAGISAWRGATRINDTSIGIELENRGWQKSAGVKYFTPFEPAQIQALIPLAKDIIARYHIKPENVVAHADIAPQRKDDPGPLFPWQQLAQQGIGAWPDASRVSFYLAGRAPHTPVETASLLELLARYGYDVKPEMTPREQQRVIMAFQMHFRPTLYNGEADAETQAIVEALLEKYGQD from the coding sequence ATGAGAAGCGTTTTCTGGCTGGTTGCGGCGATCCTGTTACTGGCAGGGTGCGCAGGCGAAAAAGGCATTGTCGAGAAAGAGGGATACCAACTCGATACCCGACGCCAGGCGCAGGCGGCATATCCCCGTATTAAAGTGCTGGTGATCCACTACACGGCGGATGATTTCGACACGTCGCTGGCGACGCTGACCGATAAAAAAGTCAGCTCGCACTACCTGGTGCCAGCTGTGCCGCCGCGTTTCAACGGCAAACCGCGTATCTGGCAACTGGTGCCGGAGCAAGAACTGGCCTGGCACGCGGGGATCAGCGCCTGGCGCGGGGCGACGCGGATTAACGATACCTCTATTGGCATTGAGCTGGAAAATCGCGGCTGGCAGAAATCAGCGGGGGTGAAATATTTTACGCCGTTTGAACCAGCGCAAATTCAGGCGCTCATTCCCCTGGCGAAAGATATTATCGCCCGCTATCACATCAAACCAGAAAACGTAGTGGCACATGCGGATATTGCCCCACAGCGCAAAGACGATCCTGGTCCACTGTTCCCGTGGCAGCAACTGGCGCAGCAGGGGATTGGTGCCTGGCCGGATGCATCGCGCGTTAGCTTTTATCTGGCCGGGCGCGCGCCCCACACGCCGGTAGAAACCGCATCGTTGCTTGAGCTTTTGGCACGCTACGGCTATGACGTAAAACCTGAAATGACGCCGCGCGAACAGCAGCGAGTGATTATGGCGTTTCAGATGCATTTCCGCCCGACGTTATATAACGGCGAAGCGGATGCAGAAACTCAGGCGATTGTCGAAGCGTTGCTGGAGAAATATGGTCAGGATTAG
- a CDS encoding heavy metal-binding domain-containing protein, which produces MQFSTTPTLEGQTIVEYCGVVTGEAILGANIFRDFFAGIRDIVGGRSGAYEKELRKAREIAFEELGSQARALGADAVVGIDIDYETVGQNGSMLMVSVSGTAVKTRR; this is translated from the coding sequence ATGCAATTTTCCACAACCCCAACACTTGAAGGTCAGACCATCGTTGAATATTGCGGTGTGGTGACGGGCGAAGCGATTTTAGGCGCCAATATTTTTCGTGATTTCTTTGCCGGTATCCGCGATATCGTCGGCGGTCGTTCAGGGGCTTACGAAAAGGAACTGCGCAAAGCCCGGGAGATTGCGTTTGAAGAATTAGGCTCCCAGGCACGGGCGCTGGGAGCGGACGCAGTGGTTGGCATTGATATCGACTACGAAACTGTCGGGCAAAACGGCAGTATGCTGATGGTCAGCGTCAGCGGAACGGCGGTGAAAACACGTCGATGA
- the artQ gene encoding arginine ABC transporter permease ArtQ: MNEFFPLASAAGMTVGLAVCALIVGLALAMFFAVWESAKWRPVAWAGSALVAILRGLPEILVVLFIYFGSSQLLLTLADGFTINLGIVEIPVQMQIENFDVSPFLCGVIALSLLYAAYASQTLRGALKAVPVGQWESGQALGLSKSAIFFRLVMPQMWRHALPGLGNQWLVLLKDTALVSLISVNDLMLQTKSIATRTQEPFTWYIVAAAIYLVITLLSQYILKRIDLRATRFERRPG; encoded by the coding sequence ATGAATGAATTTTTTCCTTTAGCAAGCGCCGCCGGGATGACCGTCGGCCTTGCCGTTTGTGCATTGATTGTCGGACTGGCGCTGGCGATGTTCTTTGCAGTATGGGAGTCAGCAAAATGGCGCCCTGTTGCGTGGGCAGGTTCGGCGCTGGTGGCGATTCTACGCGGCCTGCCAGAAATTCTGGTGGTGCTGTTTATCTATTTTGGCTCCTCGCAGTTACTGCTGACGCTTGCGGATGGCTTCACCATCAATCTTGGGATTGTAGAGATCCCGGTGCAGATGCAGATTGAAAACTTCGATGTCAGTCCGTTCCTTTGCGGTGTTATCGCTCTGTCACTGCTGTATGCCGCTTATGCTTCGCAAACTCTGCGTGGCGCACTGAAAGCGGTGCCGGTGGGTCAGTGGGAATCGGGTCAGGCGCTGGGGCTGTCGAAATCGGCTATCTTTTTCCGTCTGGTGATGCCGCAGATGTGGCGTCATGCGCTGCCTGGTCTCGGCAACCAGTGGCTGGTACTGCTGAAAGATACCGCGCTGGTCAGTTTGATTAGTGTGAATGATTTAATGCTGCAAACCAAAAGCATCGCCACCCGTACCCAGGAACCGTTCACCTGGTACATTGTGGCGGCGGCGATTTACCTGGTGATTACCCTGTTGAGCCAGTACATTCTCAAACGCATTGACCTGCGCGCGACACGTTTTGAGCGGAGACCTGGCTGA
- the artI gene encoding arginine ABC transporter substrate-binding protein ArtI, producing the protein MKKVLIAALIAGFSLSATAAETIRFATEASYPPFESIDANNQIVGFDVDLAQALCKEIDATCTFSNQAFDSLIPSLKFRRVDAVMAGMDITPEREKQVLFTTPYYDNSALFVGQQGKYTSVDQLKGKKVGVQNGTTHQKFIMDKHPEITTVPYDSYQNAKLDLQNGRIDGVFGDTAVVTEWLKDNPKLAAVGDKVTDKDYFGTGLGIAVRQGNTELQQKFNTALEKVKKDGTYETIYNKWFQK; encoded by the coding sequence ATGAAAAAAGTTCTGATTGCCGCGTTAATTGCAGGTTTTAGTCTTTCCGCCACAGCTGCCGAAACCATTCGTTTTGCTACCGAAGCCTCCTATCCTCCGTTTGAATCTATAGACGCGAATAACCAGATCGTCGGTTTTGACGTCGACCTCGCACAGGCGCTGTGTAAAGAGATTGATGCAACCTGTACTTTCTCCAACCAGGCATTTGACAGCCTGATCCCGAGTCTGAAATTCCGCCGTGTGGACGCCGTTATGGCGGGTATGGATATCACTCCAGAGCGCGAAAAACAGGTGCTGTTCACCACCCCGTACTATGACAACTCCGCCCTGTTTGTGGGTCAGCAAGGTAAATACACCAGCGTTGATCAGCTGAAAGGCAAGAAAGTCGGTGTGCAGAACGGGACGACACACCAGAAATTCATTATGGATAAACATCCGGAAATCACCACAGTTCCGTATGACAGCTACCAGAACGCAAAACTGGATCTGCAAAACGGGCGTATCGACGGTGTATTCGGTGACACCGCAGTAGTAACCGAATGGCTGAAAGATAACCCGAAACTGGCGGCAGTGGGCGACAAAGTGACCGATAAAGATTACTTCGGTACTGGCCTCGGCATCGCAGTACGTCAGGGCAACACTGAACTGCAGCAGAAATTTAATACTGCGCTGGAAAAAGTGAAGAAAGATGGCACTTACGAAACCATCTACAACAAATGGTTCCAGAAGTAA
- a CDS encoding DoxX family protein — MVTPMLNAVNRMLTHEDFGKLLLRLAVGGLMLFHGIHKLFAGIDGISGMLVAKGFPGFTAYGVLIGEVVAPILIIFGILTRPAALVIALTMVVAWLMVGMGKTGMLDKTGAWAIESLVYFFIAALAVAFLGAGRYAVAGNSAWR, encoded by the coding sequence ATGGTTACACCAATGTTAAATGCAGTGAACCGGATGCTGACGCATGAGGATTTTGGCAAATTATTGTTACGCCTGGCGGTGGGAGGATTGATGCTTTTCCACGGGATACATAAGTTATTTGCCGGAATTGACGGTATTAGTGGAATGCTGGTTGCAAAAGGTTTTCCTGGCTTTACTGCCTACGGCGTACTGATTGGGGAAGTGGTTGCGCCGATATTGATTATATTCGGTATTTTGACGCGACCTGCCGCATTGGTTATCGCCCTGACAATGGTCGTGGCGTGGTTGATGGTGGGAATGGGAAAAACAGGGATGCTGGATAAAACCGGAGCCTGGGCGATTGAAAGCCTGGTTTATTTCTTTATTGCAGCTCTCGCCGTCGCTTTTCTTGGTGCCGGACGTTATGCCGTGGCGGGTAATTCTGCCTGGCGATAA
- a CDS encoding SDR family oxidoreductase, with amino-acid sequence MPQRILVLGASGYIGQHLVRTLSQHGHQILAAARHVDRLSKLQLANVSCHKVDLSWPDNLPALLQDIDTVYFLVHSMGEGGDFIAQERQVALNVRDALRKVPVKQLIFLSSLQAPPHEQSDHLRARQATADILREAGVPVTELRAGIIVGAGSAAFEVMRDMVYNLPVLTPPRWVRSRTTPIALENLLHYLVALLDHPASEHRIFEAAGPEVLSYQQQFEHFMTVSGKRRWLIPIPFPTRWISVWFLNVITSVPPTTAKALIQGLKHDLLADDTALRALIPQPLIAFDDAVRSTLKEEEKLVNSSDWGYDAQAFARWRPEYGYFAKQAGFTVKTSASLQALWQVVNQIGGKERYFFGNILWQTRALMDRAIGHKLAKGRPAREYLQTGDAVDSWKVIIVEPEKQLTLLFGMKAPGLGRLCFTLEDKGDYRTIDVRAFWHPHGMPGLFYWLLMIPAHLFIFRGMAKRIARLAEQSTD; translated from the coding sequence GTGCCGCAACGCATTTTAGTTCTCGGTGCCAGTGGCTACATTGGTCAGCATCTGGTGCGCACACTCAGCCAGCATGGGCATCAGATCCTGGCGGCGGCACGTCACGTCGACAGACTTTCGAAGCTGCAACTGGCTAATGTCAGTTGCCATAAAGTCGATCTTAGCTGGCCGGATAACCTACCGGCACTATTGCAGGATATCGATACCGTCTATTTTCTGGTGCACAGCATGGGCGAAGGCGGCGATTTTATCGCGCAGGAGCGCCAGGTGGCTCTCAACGTCCGCGATGCGCTGCGCAAAGTGCCGGTTAAGCAATTAATCTTCCTCAGTTCACTGCAAGCCCCGCCACATGAGCAGTCAGACCATCTGCGCGCCCGTCAGGCTACGGCGGACATTCTTCGTGAAGCGGGTGTCCCGGTGACCGAATTGCGTGCCGGAATTATCGTTGGCGCAGGTTCAGCGGCGTTCGAAGTCATGCGCGATATGGTATACAACCTGCCGGTGCTAACCCCGCCGCGCTGGGTTCGTTCACGCACCACGCCCATCGCGCTGGAAAACCTGCTGCACTATCTGGTGGCGCTGTTAGATCATCCGGCCAGCGAACACCGCATCTTCGAAGCTGCCGGACCAGAGGTGCTCAGTTATCAACAACAATTTGAACATTTTATGACCGTAAGCGGTAAGCGCCGCTGGTTGATCCCCATCCCCTTTCCCACCCGCTGGATTTCGGTATGGTTTCTCAATGTGATTACTTCCGTACCGCCCACCACCGCCAAAGCGTTGATTCAGGGGCTGAAACACGATCTGTTAGCAGATGACACCGCGTTACGTGCACTCATTCCACAACCGCTGATCGCTTTCGATGATGCGGTACGTAGCACGTTGAAAGAGGAAGAAAAACTGGTCAACTCCAGCGACTGGGGATACGACGCTCAGGCCTTTGCCCGCTGGCGACCAGAATACGGTTATTTCGCCAAACAGGCGGGGTTTACCGTTAAAACTTCCGCCAGCCTTCAGGCTTTATGGCAGGTGGTGAATCAAATCGGCGGTAAAGAGCGTTATTTCTTTGGCAATATTTTGTGGCAGACCCGGGCGCTAATGGATCGCGCGATAGGTCACAAACTGGCGAAAGGTCGCCCCGCACGGGAATATCTGCAAACAGGCGATGCGGTGGATAGCTGGAAAGTGATTATCGTCGAACCGGAAAAACAACTTACCCTGTTATTTGGCATGAAAGCGCCGGGGCTGGGAAGACTGTGTTTTACTCTGGAAGATAAAGGCGACTATCGCACTATTGATGTACGCGCCTTCTGGCATCCTCACGGTATGCCAGGGTTGTTTTACTGGCTACTGATGATCCCAGCGCATCTGTTTATTTTTCGCGGCATGGCAAAACGAATCGCCAGACTTGCAGAACAAAGCACAGATTAA
- the poxB gene encoding ubiquinone-dependent pyruvate dehydrogenase — translation MKQTVAAYIAKTLESAGVKRIWGVTGDSLNGLSDSLNRMGTIEWMPTRHEEVAAFAAGAEAQLSGELAVCAGSCGPGNLHLINGLFDCHRNHVPVLAIAAHIPSSEIGSGYFQETHPQELFRECSHYCELVSSPEQIPQVLAIAMRKAVLNRGVSVVVLPGDVALKPAPEGATSHWYHAPQPVVTPEEEELRKLAQLLRYSSNIALMCGSGCAGAHKELVEFAGKIKAPIVHALRGKEHVEYDNPYDVGMTGLIGFSSGFHTMMNADTLVLLGTQFPYRAFYPTDAKIIQIDINPASIGAHSKVDMALVGDIKSTLRALLPLVEEKTDRKFLDKALEDYRDARKGLDDLAKPSEKAIHPQYLAQQISHFAADDAIFTCDVGTPTVWAARYLKMNGKRRLLGSFNHGSMANAMPQALGAQATEPERQVVAMCGDGGFSMLMGDFLSVVQMKLPVKIIVFNNSVLGFVAMEMKAGGYLTDGTELHDTNFARIAEACGITGIRVEKASEVDEALQRAFSIDGPVLVDVVVAKEELAIPPQIKLEQAKGFSLYMLRAIISGRGDEVIELAKTNWLR, via the coding sequence ATGAAACAAACGGTTGCAGCTTATATCGCCAAAACACTCGAATCGGCAGGCGTGAAACGCATCTGGGGAGTCACGGGTGACTCTCTGAACGGTCTTAGCGACAGTCTTAATCGCATGGGCACTATCGAGTGGATGCCTACTCGCCATGAAGAAGTCGCGGCCTTTGCCGCTGGCGCTGAAGCCCAGCTTTCGGGAGAACTGGCGGTCTGTGCCGGATCGTGCGGCCCCGGCAACCTGCACTTAATCAACGGCCTGTTCGATTGTCATCGTAATCACGTTCCGGTACTGGCGATTGCCGCCCACATCCCTTCCAGCGAAATTGGCAGCGGCTATTTCCAGGAGACCCACCCGCAAGAGTTATTCCGCGAATGTAGTCACTATTGCGAGCTGGTTTCCAGCCCGGAGCAGATCCCACAAGTGCTGGCGATTGCCATGCGCAAAGCGGTGCTTAACCGTGGCGTTTCCGTTGTCGTTTTACCGGGCGACGTGGCGTTAAAACCTGCGCCAGAAGGGGCGACCTCGCACTGGTATCATGCGCCACAGCCGGTAGTCACACCGGAAGAAGAAGAGTTACGCAAACTGGCGCAACTGCTGCGTTACTCCAGCAATATCGCCCTGATGTGCGGCAGCGGCTGTGCGGGGGCGCATAAAGAGTTAGTCGAGTTTGCCGGAAAAATTAAAGCGCCAATCGTCCATGCCCTGCGCGGTAAAGAACATGTCGAATACGACAATCCGTATGATGTCGGAATGACGGGATTAATCGGCTTCTCATCAGGTTTTCATACCATGATGAACGCCGACACGTTAGTGCTGCTCGGCACCCAGTTCCCCTACCGCGCGTTCTACCCGACCGATGCCAAAATTATTCAGATTGATATCAACCCAGCGAGCATTGGCGCACACAGCAAGGTGGATATGGCACTGGTCGGCGATATCAAATCGACTCTGCGTGCATTGCTGCCGCTGGTGGAAGAAAAAACCGATCGCAAGTTCCTCGATAAGGCGCTGGAAGATTACCGCGATGCCCGAAAAGGGCTGGACGATTTAGCTAAACCGAGCGAGAAAGCCATTCACCCGCAATATCTGGCCCAGCAAATCAGTCATTTTGCCGCCGATGACGCCATCTTTACCTGTGACGTAGGTACGCCAACAGTATGGGCAGCGCGTTATCTGAAAATGAACGGCAAGCGTCGCCTGTTAGGTTCGTTTAACCACGGTTCAATGGCTAATGCCATGCCACAGGCGCTGGGTGCTCAGGCGACGGAGCCGGAACGTCAGGTGGTCGCCATGTGCGGCGATGGCGGTTTTAGCATGTTGATGGGCGATTTCCTGTCAGTAGTGCAGATGAAACTGCCGGTGAAAATTATCGTCTTTAACAACAGCGTGCTGGGCTTTGTGGCGATGGAGATGAAAGCCGGAGGCTACCTGACAGACGGCACCGAACTGCACGACACCAACTTTGCCCGCATTGCCGAAGCGTGCGGCATTACGGGTATTCGCGTAGAAAAAGCGTCTGAAGTCGATGAAGCACTGCAACGCGCCTTCTCCATCGACGGCCCGGTGCTGGTGGATGTGGTGGTTGCCAAAGAAGAGTTAGCCATTCCGCCGCAAATCAAACTCGAGCAGGCCAAAGGATTTAGCCTGTATATGCTGCGGGCGATCATCAGCGGACGCGGTGATGAAGTGATCGAACTGGCGAAAACAAACTGGCTAAGGTAA
- the ltaE gene encoding low-specificity L-threonine aldolase: MIDLRSDTVTRPSRAMLEAMMAAPVGDDVYGDDPTVNALQDYAAELSGKEAAIFLPTGTQANLVALLSHCERGEEYIVGQAAHNYLFEAGGAAVLGSIQPQPIDAAADGTLPLDKVAMKIKPDDIHFARTKLLSLENTHNGKVLPREYLKQAWEFTRERNLALHVDGARIFNAVVAYGCELKEITQYCDSFTICLSKGLGTPVGSLLVGNRDYIKRAIRWRKMTGGGMRQSGILAAAGMYALKNNVARLQEDHDNAAWMVEQLREAGADVMRQDTNMLFVRVGEENAAALGEYMKARNVLINASPIVRLVTHLDVSREQLAEVAAHWRAFLTR; the protein is encoded by the coding sequence ATGATTGATTTACGCAGTGATACCGTAACCCGACCGAGCCGCGCCATGCTCGAAGCGATGATGGCCGCCCCGGTAGGGGACGACGTTTACGGAGACGACCCTACCGTTAATGCTTTGCAGGACTACGCCGCAGAGCTTTCCGGTAAAGAAGCCGCCATCTTTCTGCCGACCGGCACCCAGGCTAACCTGGTCGCTCTGCTCAGTCACTGCGAACGTGGCGAAGAGTATATTGTCGGTCAGGCCGCGCATAATTATCTGTTTGAAGCCGGTGGCGCTGCGGTGCTGGGCAGTATTCAGCCGCAACCCATCGACGCTGCTGCCGACGGCACGCTACCGCTGGATAAAGTGGCGATGAAAATCAAACCCGACGATATTCACTTCGCCCGCACCAAATTACTCAGTCTGGAAAACACCCACAACGGCAAAGTGCTGCCGCGTGAATACCTGAAACAGGCATGGGAATTTACCCGCGAGCGTAATCTGGCGCTACACGTTGACGGCGCGCGCATCTTTAATGCCGTAGTAGCTTACGGCTGCGAACTGAAAGAGATCACGCAATATTGTGATTCGTTCACCATTTGCCTGTCGAAAGGTCTTGGGACGCCAGTCGGTTCATTACTCGTCGGTAATCGTGATTACATTAAACGCGCCATCCGCTGGCGGAAAATGACAGGTGGCGGGATGCGCCAGTCCGGCATTCTGGCTGCCGCCGGGATGTATGCGCTGAAAAATAACGTCGCGCGGTTGCAGGAAGACCACGACAACGCCGCCTGGATGGTGGAACAGTTGCGTGAAGCAGGCGCGGATGTGATGCGTCAGGACACTAATATGCTGTTTGTCCGCGTCGGGGAAGAAAATGCTGCCGCGTTAGGTGAATACATGAAAGCGCGAAACGTACTGATCAACGCCTCGCCGATTGTCCGCCTGGTGACGCATCTTGACGTCTCGCGCGAACAACTGGCGGAAGTCGCCGCCCACTGGCGCGCTTTCCTGACGCGTTAA